The proteins below come from a single Prochlorococcus marinus CUG1415 genomic window:
- a CDS encoding TM0106 family RecB-like putative nuclease — protein MNTLYLKSFIRCKRKAWLDFKGDKSYEVWSAHKAIDKVKQYQIFYKLCNGEIYTGLKACKKGYQGVIGLKIKGKFFQNVNAEIHPQLLLRTKGISKWGSYKYLPAVYKLGYKTTKEHLFDLAFSAILLDSFQESKIEKGLLISSFDKKVNVEEIYLNKKLRKKVLNVLLNLHECLEGFMPEITQDRKKCTICSWQKFCDKEAKENGYLTDIDGIGSKTASLLKTNGITNTQTLAFYSEKTLEEKLSKFKDQKYEKASLFVKQAQAYISGEPYFISNKNDTDYLFEKICSGFYIFDIESNPDEKHDFLYGFLKINNLFIKKEDLIYEPILNLKNNKGESYRQIIEILFSNKEWPVLHYGETEKIAIINIAKELNFSFEEIDSLTSRFIDLHTLIRKSWILPLKNYGLKTVSNWLGFKWVQKNVSGSKALYWWIQYQITENEIFLKKIIQYNKDDCLATLQIAKYLIKNQLKKN, from the coding sequence TTGAATACTCTTTATTTAAAAAGTTTTATAAGATGCAAAAGAAAAGCATGGCTAGATTTCAAGGGTGATAAATCTTATGAAGTTTGGTCTGCCCATAAAGCTATAGATAAAGTTAAGCAATATCAAATTTTCTATAAATTATGTAATGGTGAAATATATACAGGATTAAAAGCCTGTAAAAAAGGTTATCAAGGGGTAATTGGATTAAAAATTAAAGGAAAATTTTTCCAAAATGTTAACGCAGAGATTCATCCCCAATTACTTTTAAGGACAAAAGGTATAAGCAAATGGGGCTCATATAAATATCTACCTGCTGTGTATAAATTAGGCTACAAGACTACAAAAGAACATTTATTCGACTTGGCTTTTAGTGCTATTCTCTTGGACTCTTTTCAAGAATCTAAAATTGAGAAAGGATTATTAATTTCAAGTTTTGATAAAAAAGTTAATGTTGAAGAAATTTATTTAAATAAAAAATTAAGAAAAAAAGTTTTGAATGTTTTATTAAATTTGCATGAATGCTTGGAGGGATTTATGCCAGAAATAACTCAAGATAGAAAAAAATGTACTATTTGTTCATGGCAAAAATTTTGTGACAAAGAAGCAAAAGAAAATGGATATCTAACAGATATAGATGGAATAGGATCCAAAACGGCCTCATTACTGAAAACAAATGGAATAACTAATACCCAAACATTAGCTTTTTATAGCGAAAAAACACTTGAAGAGAAATTATCTAAATTCAAAGATCAAAAGTATGAAAAAGCCTCCCTATTTGTAAAGCAAGCACAAGCATATATTTCTGGAGAACCATACTTCATTTCAAATAAAAATGATACGGACTATCTATTTGAAAAAATATGTTCGGGATTTTATATATTTGATATTGAATCAAATCCAGATGAAAAGCATGATTTTTTATATGGTTTTTTAAAAATAAATAATTTGTTTATAAAAAAAGAAGATCTTATTTATGAGCCAATCTTAAATCTTAAAAACAATAAAGGAGAATCTTACAGACAAATTATTGAAATACTTTTTTCAAATAAAGAATGGCCAGTTTTACATTACGGAGAAACTGAAAAAATAGCAATAATTAATATTGCTAAAGAACTAAATTTTAGTTTTGAAGAAATTGATTCACTTACCTCAAGATTTATAGACTTACACACCTTAATAAGAAAGTCTTGGATATTACCACTAAAAAATTATGGATTAAAAACCGTTTCTAATTGGCTTGGATTTAAATGGGTGCAGAAAAATGTAAGTGGATCGAAAGCCCTTTATTGGTGGATTCAATATCAAATTACAGAAAACGAAATATTTTTAAAAAAAATTATCCAATACAACAAAGATGATTGTTTGGCTACTCTACAAATTGCAAAATATTTAATCAAAAATCAATTAAAGAAAAATTGA
- a CDS encoding thioredoxin family protein, with protein sequence MVRTNSMVLELGFQLPKFEMINANSSSNEYFNSHHLDNRHLLLMFICAHCPFVKYIENQISILSKEIENTVQSVAISSNDIVTHPSDSPKQLRFQAQSQGWTFPYLYDVNQTFAKALKAACTPDFYLFSNGGDGDFFLYYHGQLDDSRPGNNIPLSGEDLRSAVRDLNQDNSYPLNQMPSLGCNIKWTPGKEPSWFK encoded by the coding sequence ATGGTCAGAACAAATTCTATGGTTTTGGAATTAGGTTTTCAATTACCTAAATTCGAAATGATAAATGCTAATTCTTCAAGTAATGAATATTTTAATTCTCATCATCTAGATAATAGGCATTTACTTTTAATGTTTATTTGTGCCCATTGCCCATTTGTTAAATATATTGAAAATCAAATTTCCATCTTAAGTAAAGAAATTGAGAATACGGTTCAATCAGTTGCAATTTCAAGTAATGATATTGTCACTCATCCCTCAGATTCTCCTAAGCAATTGAGATTTCAAGCACAATCACAAGGATGGACTTTCCCTTATCTGTACGATGTAAACCAAACTTTTGCCAAGGCATTAAAAGCGGCTTGCACCCCAGATTTTTATCTTTTTTCAAATGGAGGAGATGGTGATTTTTTCTTGTATTATCATGGCCAATTAGATGATAGTAGACCAGGGAATAATATTCCTTTATCAGGTGAAGATTTGCGCTCTGCTGTTAGAGATTTGAATCAAGATAATTCTTATCCTTTAAATCAGATGCCATCTTTAGGGTGCAATATTAAATGGACTCCTGGGAAAGAACCGAGTTGGTTTAAATGA
- the pyrE gene encoding orotate phosphoribosyltransferase, giving the protein MGDFSEKYELNKAKLLKQLIEKSYKRGNFTLSSGKKSSHYLNCKPVSLNGEGLNLISDLFLELKDSRSKAVAGLTLGADPIVSGLIVKAASQGLDLNGLIIRKEIKQYGTKAGIEGPILEEGTLVTVLEDVVTTAGSVIKAINKLRENNYVVEEVLSIVDRQEGGCETLRDENVELKSLFTIKDFL; this is encoded by the coding sequence ATGGGTGATTTTTCTGAAAAGTATGAATTAAATAAAGCAAAATTGTTAAAACAGTTAATTGAAAAATCTTATAAGAGAGGAAACTTCACTTTATCTTCAGGGAAAAAAAGTAGTCATTACTTGAACTGTAAACCGGTATCATTAAATGGTGAAGGCCTAAACTTAATTAGTGATCTATTTTTAGAGTTAAAAGACTCACGGTCAAAAGCTGTAGCAGGATTGACATTAGGCGCAGATCCTATAGTAAGTGGATTAATTGTCAAAGCAGCTTCGCAAGGCTTAGACCTAAATGGTTTAATAATTCGCAAAGAAATTAAACAATACGGCACCAAAGCTGGAATAGAGGGCCCTATATTAGAAGAAGGCACTTTGGTAACTGTCTTGGAGGATGTTGTGACAACTGCTGGTTCAGTAATAAAAGCTATAAATAAGCTACGAGAAAATAATTATGTTGTTGAGGAAGTTTTGTCTATAGTTGATAGGCAAGAAGGAGGCTGTGAAACCCTTAGAGATGAAAATGTTGAATTAAAAAGTCTTTTTACAATAAAAGACTTTTTATAA
- a CDS encoding carotenoid oxygenase family protein, with translation MTNLQNKKIDKIKSFNKEDWSSAYQNVKKELTKEPLKISKGKNIKNLNGTLLRNGPGILERGGQWVHHPFDGDGMITSIKFENGQPYLTNRFVKTKGYLEEEKINKFIYRGVFGTQKIGGILNNALDLKFKNIANTHVVKLGDEILALWEAAGPHAMDPDSLETIGLTTLKGVLKPNEAFSAHPKIDLNSNSSSELLVTFGVQTGPKSTIRLMEFNNAGENSGELIVDRKDTFNGFAFLHDFAITTNWAIFLQNAIDFNPLPFVMGQRGAAQCLKSNPNKKAKFFIIPRESGLFRGQPPLTIDAPEGFVFHHVNAFEKDSKIVLDSIFYDDFPSVGPAENFRDIDFDKYPEGKLKRSIIDLKKKTSELEAISEQCCEFAVVNPKNLGLTATFSWMASTSQKLGNAPLQAIKKINLISKEEIYWSAGPSGFVSEPIMVPSENSSKEDEGFLFLLLWNGERRGSDLVILDAKDLRELAVYELPISIPHGLHGSWVN, from the coding sequence GTGACTAATTTACAAAATAAAAAAATTGATAAAATTAAAAGTTTTAATAAAGAAGATTGGTCCAGTGCGTATCAAAATGTAAAAAAGGAGCTAACTAAAGAGCCTCTAAAAATTAGCAAAGGTAAGAATATTAAAAATTTAAATGGAACCTTATTAAGAAATGGACCAGGGATATTAGAGAGAGGTGGACAATGGGTTCATCATCCATTTGATGGGGATGGTATGATCACATCCATAAAATTCGAAAATGGTCAGCCATACTTAACAAATAGATTTGTTAAAACTAAAGGTTATTTGGAAGAAGAGAAAATAAATAAATTTATTTATAGAGGTGTTTTTGGGACCCAAAAAATTGGAGGAATTTTAAATAATGCATTAGATCTAAAATTTAAGAATATCGCTAATACTCATGTCGTTAAATTAGGAGATGAAATTCTCGCATTATGGGAAGCAGCTGGGCCACATGCAATGGATCCTGATAGTCTTGAGACTATTGGTTTAACAACATTAAAAGGGGTACTCAAGCCTAACGAAGCATTCAGTGCGCATCCCAAGATAGACCTTAATTCAAATTCATCTTCAGAACTATTAGTCACTTTTGGAGTGCAAACCGGGCCAAAAAGTACCATTAGATTAATGGAGTTTAATAATGCTGGTGAAAATTCTGGAGAGCTAATTGTCGACAGAAAAGATACCTTTAATGGCTTTGCATTCCTTCATGATTTCGCAATTACAACTAATTGGGCAATATTCTTACAGAATGCTATCGATTTCAACCCTCTTCCATTTGTAATGGGCCAAAGAGGGGCAGCACAATGTTTAAAGTCGAATCCAAATAAAAAGGCAAAGTTTTTTATCATCCCCAGAGAAAGTGGATTATTTAGAGGTCAGCCACCGTTAACAATAGATGCTCCAGAAGGATTCGTTTTTCATCATGTAAATGCATTTGAAAAAGATTCCAAAATCGTATTAGATAGTATTTTTTATGATGATTTCCCATCAGTTGGTCCAGCCGAGAATTTTAGGGATATTGACTTTGATAAATACCCAGAAGGAAAACTGAAAAGATCAATTATCGATCTAAAGAAAAAAACTAGTGAACTGGAAGCTATAAGTGAACAATGTTGTGAATTTGCTGTTGTTAATCCTAAAAATTTAGGATTAACAGCAACTTTTAGTTGGATGGCAAGCACATCTCAAAAGCTAGGGAACGCCCCACTTCAAGCAATAAAAAAAATAAATTTAATTTCAAAGGAAGAAATTTATTGGTCAGCCGGTCCAAGTGGATTTGTTAGTGAACCAATTATGGTTCCATCAGAAAACTCTTCTAAAGAAGATGAAGGATTTTTATTTTTACTTCTATGGAACGGAGAACGAAGAGGCAGCGATTTAGTGATATTAGACGCGAAAGACTTAAGAGAATTAGCTGTTTATGAATTACCCATTTCAATTCCCCATGGCCTTCATGGATCTTGGGTTAATTGA
- a CDS encoding phosphoglucomutase/phosphomannomutase family protein produces MTHLENIKFGTDGWRGIIGFDFNLSNLARVVVAACQELHYQYYKEVNTKKILIGYDRRFMASEFAKHVVPYVRGCGFEPILSNSFVTTPSCSFYAKEMGCLGALVVTASHNPYNWLGLKIKSFNGCSVDQSFTSEIEKRLMLGNSIEKIEDANQLVDIKNFHLDRIKSLFDIDFISNRLKKMKLRIFVDSMHGAAANCMADIFASNDSEVISEIRKDSDPFFGGKPPEPLLNYVDDLNQILIKNSTNEVKTLGIIFDGDGDRIAAIDEKGRYSSTQDLLPYFIHYLGEIKNNCYPVLKTVSGSDIIKNISESQNRDVFELPVGFKYIAEKMIKEKIFIGGEESGGVGFGDFMPERDALYAAMVLLNGIAEKSQYLFETLDEIQKDFGPSFYKRIDIKFPNQSEKNSVEEFIIHNIPKNINNHKLKSISKIDGIKLRINKNFWLLFRFSGTEPLLRLYCEAPKESYLNEVLEWGQEFINLAGK; encoded by the coding sequence GTGACACATTTAGAAAATATAAAATTTGGAACTGATGGTTGGAGAGGAATAATTGGATTTGATTTTAACCTGTCCAATCTAGCAAGAGTTGTTGTAGCTGCCTGCCAGGAGTTGCATTATCAATACTATAAAGAAGTTAATACAAAGAAAATTTTAATTGGATATGATCGTAGATTTATGGCAAGTGAATTTGCCAAGCATGTAGTCCCTTATGTAAGAGGATGTGGTTTTGAACCGATCTTATCTAATAGCTTTGTTACAACTCCCTCCTGTAGTTTCTATGCCAAAGAAATGGGTTGTTTAGGAGCGTTAGTAGTTACAGCAAGTCATAATCCATATAATTGGCTGGGTCTGAAAATAAAGAGCTTTAATGGATGTTCTGTTGATCAATCTTTTACAAGTGAAATTGAAAAAAGATTAATGCTTGGCAATTCAATTGAAAAAATAGAGGATGCCAATCAATTGGTAGATATTAAGAATTTTCATTTGGATAGAATTAAATCCCTTTTTGATATTGACTTTATTTCCAATAGATTGAAAAAAATGAAATTGAGAATTTTTGTAGATTCTATGCACGGTGCAGCTGCAAATTGTATGGCTGATATTTTTGCCTCTAATGATTCAGAAGTTATTTCAGAAATCAGAAAAGATAGTGATCCTTTTTTTGGCGGAAAACCTCCTGAACCTCTTTTAAATTATGTAGATGATTTAAATCAAATACTAATCAAAAATTCAACAAATGAAGTGAAAACTCTAGGAATTATATTTGATGGTGATGGTGATAGAATTGCAGCAATTGATGAAAAAGGAAGATACTCTAGTACACAAGATTTACTGCCATACTTTATTCACTATTTGGGCGAAATTAAAAATAATTGTTATCCAGTTTTAAAGACTGTTAGTGGTTCAGATATTATTAAAAATATATCAGAGAGTCAAAATAGAGATGTTTTTGAACTTCCAGTTGGATTTAAATATATTGCTGAAAAAATGATCAAAGAGAAAATATTTATTGGAGGAGAGGAATCTGGGGGGGTTGGTTTTGGTGACTTTATGCCTGAAAGAGATGCTCTTTATGCCGCAATGGTTTTATTAAATGGAATTGCTGAAAAATCTCAATATTTATTCGAAACCTTAGATGAAATACAAAAAGATTTTGGGCCAAGTTTCTATAAAAGAATTGATATTAAATTTCCAAATCAGTCAGAAAAAAATTCAGTAGAAGAATTTATAATACATAATATTCCTAAGAATATTAATAATCACAAGTTAAAAAGTATCTCAAAGATCGATGGAATAAAGTTGAGAATTAATAAAAATTTTTGGCTTCTTTTTAGGTTTTCAGGAACCGAACCTCTTTTAAGGTTGTATTGTGAAGCACCAAAAGAATCTTATTTAAATGAGGTATTAGAGTGGGGTCAAGAATTTATAAATTTGGCAGGCAAATAA
- the fabI gene encoding enoyl-ACP reductase FabI gives MLLNLTGKKILVTGIANNRSIAWGIAQQLSKAGAELGITYLPDDKGRFESKVRELTEPLNPSLFLPLDVQNPNQIEEIFKNIQNNWGQIDGLVHCLAFAGRDELIGDYSATSSEGFDRALNISAYSLAPLCKAAKPLFSDGAGVVSLTYLGSERAIPNYNVMGVAKAALEASVRYLSAELGPEKQVRVNAISAGPIRTLASSAIGGILDMIHNVEEKAPLRRTVTQTEVGNTAAFLLSDLSSGISGQTIYVDAGYCINGM, from the coding sequence ATGCTTCTCAATCTAACTGGCAAAAAAATTCTCGTTACAGGAATTGCCAACAATCGTTCAATAGCATGGGGTATTGCTCAACAACTTTCAAAAGCTGGAGCAGAACTTGGGATAACATATTTGCCTGATGATAAAGGAAGATTCGAATCTAAAGTTAGAGAACTAACGGAACCGTTAAACCCATCGTTATTTTTGCCTCTTGATGTGCAAAATCCAAATCAAATAGAAGAAATCTTTAAAAATATACAAAACAATTGGGGACAAATTGACGGATTAGTTCACTGCTTGGCATTTGCAGGTCGCGACGAATTGATTGGAGATTATAGCGCTACCTCATCTGAGGGTTTTGATAGAGCTCTTAATATAAGTGCGTATTCATTAGCACCTTTATGTAAAGCAGCAAAACCACTTTTTAGTGATGGTGCTGGAGTTGTATCCTTAACTTATTTAGGATCAGAGAGGGCAATTCCTAACTACAACGTAATGGGAGTGGCTAAAGCAGCATTAGAAGCTTCAGTAAGATATCTTTCTGCAGAACTTGGGCCAGAAAAACAAGTCAGAGTTAATGCAATAAGTGCTGGACCTATAAGAACACTTGCGAGTTCTGCTATAGGTGGCATTTTAGATATGATTCACAATGTTGAAGAAAAGGCGCCTTTACGCAGAACAGTCACGCAAACAGAAGTAGGTAATACTGCTGCTTTTTTATTAAGTGATCTCTCTAGCGGCATTTCAGGCCAAACAATTTATGTTGATGCGGGTTACTGCATTAATGGAATGTAA
- the hisB gene encoding imidazoleglycerol-phosphate dehydratase HisB produces the protein MSSLRQSEIKRKTNETDISVFINLDGNGISEIDSGIPFLDHMLHQISSHGLYDLNIKAIGDTHIDDHHTNEDVGIALGKAFSKALGDRKGITRFGHFFAPLDEALVQVTLDCSGRPHLSYDLQLKAPRIGNYDTELVREFFIAFVNNSGITLHINQIQGSNSHHIVEACFKAFSRAMRMATEIDLRRSDSIPSSKGMLENQ, from the coding sequence ATGTCATCTCTAAGGCAATCTGAAATAAAAAGAAAAACGAATGAAACAGATATTTCTGTATTTATAAACTTAGATGGAAATGGTATTTCCGAGATTGATAGCGGGATACCATTCTTAGATCATATGCTTCATCAAATATCCAGTCATGGTTTATATGATTTAAATATAAAAGCAATTGGAGATACCCATATTGATGATCATCATACAAATGAAGATGTAGGAATCGCATTAGGCAAAGCATTTTCAAAAGCCTTAGGAGACAGAAAAGGAATAACCAGATTTGGACATTTCTTTGCCCCATTAGATGAAGCATTAGTTCAAGTCACTTTAGACTGCTCTGGCAGACCTCATCTATCTTATGATCTTCAATTAAAAGCTCCTAGAATAGGAAATTATGATACTGAACTAGTAAGAGAGTTTTTTATTGCCTTTGTAAATAACAGCGGTATTACTCTGCATATTAATCAAATACAAGGTAGTAATTCACATCATATAGTTGAGGCTTGCTTTAAAGCTTTTTCAAGAGCAATGAGAATGGCTACAGAAATAGATCTAAGAAGATCTGATTCAATTCCAAGCAGTAAAGGAATGCTAGAAAATCAATAA
- a CDS encoding folate-binding protein YgfZ, whose amino-acid sequence MQNIKKNFWLEKFDSFSVTGEDARKFLNGITTSNILNSENKVIKTCWLTPNGVLRALIEIIFLERNLEVIILAGNTHEIIDYFNQIIFPADDVLLSEPFLINRIQEIDESSSWRTYLPIFFKTEDKEFEIYKNKLNFLNPNDLKLWKINQAIPCLGMEINGKNNPLELGLKDLIDFNKGCYLGQETISKIKNVSSLKQEIRIWKSFESNLNLDVEDKNLYINSAKDISVGKITSIFKSDSQIKGLAMIKRRYLEEGSDFFSEIIGKIIINKSVGSIFL is encoded by the coding sequence ATGCAAAATATAAAAAAAAATTTTTGGCTTGAAAAATTTGATTCTTTTTCTGTTACTGGAGAAGATGCCAGGAAATTTTTGAATGGAATAACAACGAGTAATATTCTAAATTCAGAAAATAAAGTTATCAAAACTTGTTGGCTAACTCCAAATGGAGTTCTAAGGGCATTAATTGAAATTATTTTTTTAGAAAGAAACTTGGAAGTAATTATCTTGGCGGGTAACACTCATGAAATAATTGATTACTTTAATCAAATTATTTTTCCAGCGGATGATGTACTTTTAAGTGAACCTTTCTTGATAAATAGAATTCAGGAAATTGATGAATCTAGTTCATGGAGAACTTACCTGCCTATTTTCTTCAAAACAGAAGATAAAGAATTTGAAATATATAAAAATAAACTAAATTTCCTGAATCCCAATGATTTAAAACTTTGGAAGATTAATCAGGCAATACCCTGTTTAGGAATGGAAATAAACGGAAAAAATAATCCTCTTGAGCTAGGATTAAAAGATCTTATAGATTTTAATAAAGGTTGTTATTTAGGACAAGAAACAATTTCAAAAATAAAAAATGTTTCGTCTTTAAAACAGGAAATAAGAATTTGGAAATCATTTGAATCTAATTTGAATTTAGACGTTGAAGATAAAAATTTATATATAAATTCTGCTAAAGATATTTCTGTAGGCAAAATCACTAGTATTTTTAAGTCAGATTCTCAAATAAAAGGCTTAGCAATGATAAAAAGGAGATATTTAGAAGAAGGAAGTGATTTTTTTTCAGAAATTATTGGAAAAATTATTATAAATAAATCTGTAGGATCAATTTTTCTTTAA
- the rdgB gene encoding RdgB/HAM1 family non-canonical purine NTP pyrophosphatase: MKNLYLASKNKGKIVEYKKLLARVNCKLILQPESLEVEEDGLTFRDNAIKKASEVSRKTNNFSIADDSGICIEALDGKPGIYSSRYAENDQKRIERVLKELDGVQNRSAFFIANICVCSPNGEVIIESEAKCYGNIIFNPRGKGGFGYDPIFEESSTGLTFAEMNNDIKDSCSHRGKALKKIIPDLIEIFS; this comes from the coding sequence ATGAAAAATTTATATTTGGCGAGTAAGAATAAAGGTAAAATTGTAGAGTATAAGAAATTGCTGGCTAGGGTTAATTGTAAATTAATACTTCAGCCAGAATCATTAGAAGTTGAAGAGGATGGACTGACATTTAGAGATAATGCAATTAAAAAAGCGAGTGAAGTTTCTAGAAAAACAAATAATTTCTCAATAGCAGATGATTCTGGAATTTGTATTGAAGCATTAGATGGAAAACCTGGCATTTACTCATCAAGATATGCAGAAAATGATCAGAAGAGAATTGAACGAGTTTTAAAAGAACTTGATGGAGTTCAAAATAGAAGTGCTTTCTTTATTGCTAATATTTGTGTTTGTTCACCAAATGGTGAAGTGATTATAGAATCTGAAGCTAAATGTTATGGCAATATTATTTTTAATCCGAGAGGAAAAGGTGGTTTTGGGTATGACCCGATTTTTGAGGAGAGTTCTACCGGATTAACTTTCGCAGAAATGAATAATGATATTAAAGACTCTTGTAGTCATAGAGGTAAAGCATTAAAAAAAATTATTCCAGATTTAATTGAAATTTTTTCTTAA